From the Capnocytophaga sp. oral taxon 878 genome, the window TACCAAATCGAAGATTATTCCTAATGGTATCCGAAAATAGAAAGTTTTCTTGTGGTACTACCGAAATAGCTTTACGTAAACTATGTAAATTAAGTTCTTTTATAGGTATTCCCCCTATAAGTATTTCACCTTCAGTAGTGTCATACATACGAGCTACAAGGTCTAAAATAGTAGTTTTCCCACTACCTGTCTTACCTATAATTGCAACAGTTTCTCCTGCTTTAATATCAAAAGATACTTCTTTAAGAGCTTCGATACCTGTATCTGAATAACTAAAAGATACCTTCCTGAAAGTAATACTACCTTTTATAGGCGTTAGCTCTCCTACATAATTACGTATTTCTGGCACTTCCGAAAGAAATTCATTAATACGTTTTTGTGAAGCCTCAGCTTGTTGTACTATAGAACTTACCCAACCTACTGTAGCTACAGGCCATGTAAGCATCATTACATAAATACTAAACTCTACTATCACCCCTATTGATTGTATTTCTCCTGTGTAGTACAATCTACCGCCAATAAATATAACAAAAATAAGGCTCAAGCCTATCATCAATATCATTGTAGGAATAAAAAATGCTTGTATCTTAGCCAGCTTAATGTTTTTCTGTCTTCCATCTTCAGCTAATACAGCTAATTGAGCATCAGTAGCGGCTTCATTGTTATAGGCTTTAATTACCCCAATACCCGAAAAGGTTTCTTGTGAAAAAGTAGAAAGATCTGATAAATATGCTTGTACCTTCATTGTTTCTGCATTAATTCTTTTACTCATCTTATAAATAAGAAGAGATAAGATAGGCAGAGGAATAAGTGTAAATAAGGTAAGTTTAGGAGAAATAATAAACATTAATGGAATAACACAAGCGAAGAGAGTAATAGTCTGTACACTATACATAATAGCAGGCCCTGCATACATACGCACTTTTGAAACATCCTCACTAATACGATTCATCAAGTCTCCTACTCTATTGCGTTTATAAAAACTCAATGATAGTTGCTCATACTTCCTAAATATCTCATTTTTCATATCATATTCTATATAACGAGATACATTAATGATGAGTTGTCGCATAAAAAACATCAATATAGCTGATATAATAGTTGCCCCAATAATAATAAGAGCATACTCCACCAATAAAGAAGTCATTTGTGAGGCATCTTTACTATCCGATTGGGTATATTGCTCAATAGCAGCTATTGAGTTTTTTACATACCTAGGCATAAACAATGAGAATATGCGCGATACTACGGTAATAAAAACTCCCAAGAGCAGATGATACTTATATTTAAAGAAATATTTGCGTATGTGTTTAAGGTGCGCCATTAATTTGTGTTTGTTATAAGTCCTTCCATTGG encodes:
- a CDS encoding ABC transporter ATP-binding protein; this translates as MAHLKHIRKYFFKYKYHLLLGVFITVVSRIFSLFMPRYVKNSIAAIEQYTQSDSKDASQMTSLLVEYALIIIGATIISAILMFFMRQLIINVSRYIEYDMKNEIFRKYEQLSLSFYKRNRVGDLMNRISEDVSKVRMYAGPAIMYSVQTITLFACVIPLMFIISPKLTLFTLIPLPILSLLIYKMSKRINAETMKVQAYLSDLSTFSQETFSGIGVIKAYNNEAATDAQLAVLAEDGRQKNIKLAKIQAFFIPTMILMIGLSLIFVIFIGGRLYYTGEIQSIGVIVEFSIYVMMLTWPVATVGWVSSIVQQAEASQKRINEFLSEVPEIRNYVGELTPIKGSITFRKVSFSYSDTGIEALKEVSFDIKAGETVAIIGKTGSGKTTILDLVARMYDTTEGEILIGGIPIKELNLHSLRKAISVVPQENFLFSDTIRNNLRFGNNATEEEMIDACEKAVVHNNIVEFTNQYDSILGERGVSLSGGQRQRIAIARALLKPAEIYLLDDCLSAVDTDTEEKILTNLRESLTGKTVLIVSHRVSITKYADKILMLSDGKVVEQGTKEELLAQNGVFKAFYDTQAI